The Mesorhizobium koreense genome includes a window with the following:
- a CDS encoding amino acid ABC transporter ATP-binding protein: MRVGSPQKQLALKMARNIIVDQVIKRAGSFTILDAVSLVVPAKTVTGIIGPSGSGKSSLLRCMNFIEDFQEGFIHIGEDPVGYRQDDKGHRVRCSETEINALRQKAGMVFQSFNLFPHLSALDNVALAPIRVKKKPRSDARELASTLLSKVGLADWADRLPRTLSGGQQQRVAIARALAMEPEVLLLDEVTSALDPELVGEVLEVIQQLAAEGMTMVIVTHEMAFAEQVADQVIFMEGGRIAEQGTAADVMWNAESDRLRQFLQRYRKTM, from the coding sequence GTGCGCGTCGGTTCGCCCCAAAAACAACTGGCGCTCAAAATGGCTCGTAACATCATAGTCGACCAGGTCATCAAGCGTGCAGGCAGCTTCACCATTCTCGACGCGGTGTCGCTCGTTGTGCCGGCGAAAACCGTAACCGGCATTATCGGGCCAAGCGGTTCGGGGAAATCGTCATTGCTGCGCTGCATGAATTTCATCGAAGACTTCCAAGAAGGTTTCATTCATATCGGCGAGGATCCTGTCGGCTATCGGCAGGACGACAAAGGCCATCGCGTCCGCTGCTCCGAAACCGAGATCAACGCTCTGCGGCAAAAAGCCGGGATGGTGTTCCAAAGCTTCAACCTTTTTCCGCACCTCTCGGCGCTCGACAACGTCGCGCTTGCACCCATTCGGGTGAAGAAGAAGCCGCGATCGGACGCGCGCGAACTCGCCTCGACGCTGTTGTCCAAGGTCGGCCTGGCCGACTGGGCGGATCGCCTACCCCGCACCCTGTCCGGCGGGCAGCAGCAACGTGTGGCCATTGCGCGGGCGCTGGCGATGGAGCCTGAAGTCCTGCTGCTGGACGAGGTGACGTCGGCGCTTGATCCAGAACTCGTCGGCGAGGTGCTCGAAGTCATCCAGCAACTGGCAGCCGAAGGCATGACGATGGTCATCGTCACCCACGAGATGGCTTTCGCGGAACAGGTCGCCGATCAGGTCATCTTCATGGAGGGCGGCCGTATCGCTGAACAAGGCACCGCCGCCGACGTGATGTGGAACGCCGAATCCGACCGGCTCCGTCAGTTCCTCCAGCGCTATCGCAAGACCATGTGA
- a CDS encoding amino acid ABC transporter permease, which produces MTIFFDNVGYILRGAEVTAYLAIAAILLGTMLGLAISLVLLLAGSAVRAAMRSMTFSIRGMPVLVSMFVLYFFLPNVGVDLSGTTAVGIALVIYVACFYSEVFRGAVETLPRGQYEAGIALGMSRLETLRSVLLPQALPAAVAPWLNISVIAVKSTAYASIVGVWELTYAAKEVVERTAEPFSIFFGVMLIYFVICFPISLCARRFAPKTTGAQNGS; this is translated from the coding sequence ATGACGATCTTCTTCGACAATGTCGGCTATATCCTGCGAGGCGCGGAGGTGACGGCCTATCTCGCGATCGCTGCAATCCTCCTCGGTACAATGCTTGGCCTTGCGATTTCCCTCGTCTTGCTCCTGGCAGGCAGCGCCGTGCGCGCAGCGATGCGATCCATGACGTTCTCGATCCGTGGGATGCCGGTCCTGGTGAGCATGTTTGTCCTGTATTTCTTCCTGCCGAATGTGGGAGTCGATCTGTCGGGCACCACGGCGGTCGGAATTGCGCTGGTGATCTACGTCGCCTGCTTCTACAGCGAGGTTTTCCGTGGCGCCGTGGAAACGCTGCCGCGTGGTCAGTACGAAGCGGGAATCGCGCTCGGCATGTCGCGGCTTGAAACGCTGCGTTCCGTTTTGTTGCCGCAGGCGCTGCCTGCCGCTGTTGCCCCATGGCTCAACATCAGTGTGATCGCCGTCAAGAGCACGGCCTACGCCTCCATCGTCGGCGTCTGGGAACTGACCTACGCGGCCAAGGAAGTCGTGGAGCGAACGGCTGAACCATTCAGCATCTTCTTCGGCGTGATGCTGATCTATTTCGTCATCTGCTTTCCGATATCGCTCTGTGCGCGTCGGTTCGCCCCAAAAACAACTGGCGCTCAAAATGGCTCGTAA
- a CDS encoding amino acid ABC transporter permease — translation MDILDTITFFGRFVLLNAPKLQDGVVITIWIAVLALPASVVSGAIFAASKLAPFWPVRWVTIAIVEFLRNTPLLLQMFFLYFGSPLLGWRISGFACGVIAIAIQHGAFFSDVIISGLRSVSPVQVEAGKALGMPRSVIMRDILLPQAALRILAPTGNQLIIAVKDTAIVSAIGVVDLTLSGKILTESTGASFEIFIMIGSVYVLLSIIIGYLVARLEKWAEPRVA, via the coding sequence ATGGATATTCTGGACACGATAACCTTTTTTGGGCGCTTCGTTTTGCTGAATGCGCCCAAACTTCAAGACGGTGTCGTTATAACGATCTGGATCGCCGTCTTGGCGCTCCCCGCGTCCGTCGTGTCGGGCGCAATATTCGCCGCCAGCAAGCTGGCACCGTTCTGGCCTGTCCGGTGGGTCACGATCGCCATCGTCGAATTTCTGCGCAACACACCACTACTGCTGCAGATGTTCTTCCTCTATTTCGGCTCGCCGCTGCTTGGTTGGCGCATCAGCGGCTTCGCTTGCGGCGTCATCGCAATTGCGATCCAGCACGGCGCATTTTTTTCCGATGTCATCATCAGCGGGCTTCGATCCGTTTCGCCGGTACAGGTCGAGGCGGGCAAGGCATTGGGCATGCCGCGTTCCGTGATCATGCGCGACATTCTCCTGCCTCAGGCCGCGCTTCGCATCCTTGCGCCAACGGGTAACCAACTGATCATCGCCGTCAAGGACACCGCGATCGTGTCTGCCATTGGCGTGGTCGATCTTACGCTTTCGGGGAAAATTCTAACCGAGAGCACGGGAGCATCATTCGAGATCTTCATCATGATCGGGTCGGTCTACGTGCTGCTATCGATCATTATCGGGTATCTTGTGGCACGGCTCGAGAAGTGGGCGGAGCCGCGAGTCGCATGA
- a CDS encoding transporter substrate-binding domain-containing protein, producing the protein MNLRNVIAALASAALLTVVGALHAAAQESVYDKVVASGKIVVGVTSEAPPFGFIDEKGELAGFDIDIARLLAKSIFGDDDPKRIEFVKQGFAARWPNIESGKIDVGIQVTTIQPDRIMRVGFTRPYIDSDFVIVVRADSDIKSLSDLNNEKYTSALLTSPVQKVRADKYFPKAGQVVFDSTAAQFTAVKTNRVDAAQLDTPVARWYVKNNPEIRIIDERISSPVNNAIFMKLGDFKWWQVLDTMVAEMTGGALFDQYADIYEKWFGERPKHAKYFVKQQ; encoded by the coding sequence GTGAACCTTAGAAATGTGATAGCTGCATTGGCCAGTGCTGCCTTACTGACGGTCGTAGGTGCGCTCCATGCTGCAGCTCAGGAATCCGTATATGACAAGGTAGTAGCCAGCGGCAAGATCGTCGTCGGCGTCACGTCCGAGGCTCCCCCTTTCGGCTTCATTGACGAGAAGGGTGAACTGGCGGGATTCGATATCGACATCGCCCGACTGCTCGCCAAATCCATTTTCGGGGATGATGATCCCAAGAGGATCGAATTCGTCAAACAGGGATTCGCGGCCCGTTGGCCGAATATCGAATCCGGCAAGATAGACGTCGGAATCCAGGTCACAACCATTCAACCCGACCGCATCATGCGGGTGGGCTTCACACGCCCCTATATCGATAGCGATTTCGTAATCGTCGTCCGGGCCGACTCCGACATCAAGTCCCTCTCCGATCTGAACAACGAGAAATATACATCCGCCCTCCTGACATCACCCGTTCAGAAGGTTCGCGCGGACAAGTATTTTCCGAAGGCGGGGCAAGTGGTCTTTGATTCCACCGCCGCCCAGTTCACCGCCGTCAAGACCAACCGGGTCGACGCCGCACAACTCGATACGCCCGTCGCACGTTGGTATGTGAAGAACAATCCCGAAATCCGGATCATCGATGAACGCATCAGTTCGCCCGTGAACAACGCGATCTTCATGAAACTCGGCGATTTCAAGTGGTGGCAGGTTCTCGATACCATGGTCGCGGAAATGACCGGCGGTGCCCTGTTCGACCAGTATGCCGACATCTACGAAAAATGGTTTGGCGAACGCCCGAAGCACGCGAAGTATTTCGTGAAACAGCAGTGA